CGGATAGCGAAATTGTAGCTTCCATTTTATCTGGAAATGGATATAATACCACTCAAGTTCTGGAGGATGCCGACTTAGTTCTGGTAAATACCTGTTCTATACGCGATAAAGCAGAGCAAACCATTAGAAAACGTTTAGAAAAATACAATGCCGTTAAACGCATTAACCCTAAAATGAAAGTTGGGGTTTTGGGGTGTATGGCAGAGCGTTTGAAAAGTCAATTTCTTGAGGAAGAAAAAATTGTAGATCTTGTTGTAGGTCCTGATGCTTACAAAGATTTACCCAATTTATTACAAGAAGTTGAGGAAGGCAGAGATGCTATAAATGTTATTTTATCAAAAGACGAAACCTATGGCGATATTTCTCCGGTTAGATTGATGAGCAATGGGATTACGGCCTTAGTTTCTATCACTCGTGGTTGCGATAATATGTGTACTTTTTGTGTAGTGCCTTTTACCCGTGGACGTGAACGCAGTCGTGAACCTCAAAGTATCATGGCAGAAGTTCAAGATTTATGGGACAAAGGATTTAAAGAAATTACATTACTTGGACAAAATGTAGATAGCTACCTCTGGTACGGTGGTGGTTTGAAAAAGGATTTTGAAAATGCTAGCGAAATGCAAAAAGCTACAGCTGTTGATTTTGATCAATTGCTTGAGATGGTTGCTGTAGGTTTCCCTAAAATGAGAATTCGATTTTCAACTTCTAACCCACAAGACATGCATGAAAGTGTATTGCATGTAATTGCTAAGCATCCTAATATTTGCAAGCACATTCATTTACCGGTTCAGTCTGGAAGTAACCGAATCCTCAAAGAAATGAATCGTTTACACACTCGTGAAGAATACATGACTTTGATAGATAAAATTAGGACTATAATACCAAATTGCTCTATTTCGCAAGATATGATTGCAGGATTTCCAACAGAAACTGAAGAGGATCATAAAGACACAATGAGTTTAATGGAGTACGTGAAGTATAATTTTGGCTATATGTATTCGTATTCTGAACGTCCAGGAACATTGGCTGGAAGAAAAATGGAAGATGATGTCCCAGAAGAAACTAAAGCCCGTAGATTACAAGAAATTGTAGATTTACAACAGAAACACGCTTGGTTTAGAAGTGAAGAATTCATAGGTCAAACAGTAGAAGTTTTAGTCGAAAAAGTTTCTAAAAAATCAACAGAAGAATTCTCTGGAAGAAATTCGCAGAGTATAACGGTAGTTTTTCCAAAAGAGAATTACAACATTGGAGATTTTGTAAATGTCAAAATTACTTCTTGCACAAGCGGAACTTTAAAAGGGGAAGCGGTTGGATATTCTGAAATGAATTAGAAAAGTTAGTTTCAAGTTTCAGGTTTAAAGTTCACATTATAACTTGAAACCTGAAACAAAAAAAACTTTAAACAAAAATCAAATGGAATCAGTACAATCAATAAAACAGCGCTTCGAGATTATTGGGAATGACCCAAAACTGAATCGTGCCATTGAAAAAGCCATACAAGTTGCCCCAACTGATATTACCGTGCTGGTAACCGGTGAAAGCGGCGTAGGAAAAGAAAACATACCTAGAATCATACACTCGCTTTCTCATAGAAAACACGGAAAATACATTGCCGTAAACTGTGGAGCAATTCCAGAGGGAACCATAGATAGTGAACTTTTTGGTCATGAAAAAGGAGCGTTTACAGGCGCTACAAGTACCAGAGAAGGCTACTTTGAAGTAGCTGATGGTGGTACCATTTTCCTTGATGAAGTGGGCGAATTACCCCTTACCACCCAAGTACGCTTGTTGCGTGTTCTTGAAAATGGTGAGTTTATTAAGGTAGGTTCCTCTCAGGTACAGAAAACTGATGTTCGAATTGTGGCAGCTACCAATGTTAATTTATTTGACGCCATAGAAAAAGGAAAATTCAGAGAAGATTTATACTACAGATTGAGTACCGTTGATATCACCTTGCCTCCTTTAAGAGATAGAAAAGACGATATTCACTTATTATTCAGAAAGTTTGTTGCTGATTTTGCACACAAATATAAAATGCCACCACTAAAATTAGAGGAAAGTGCTGTTCACTTGTTGCAAAAATTTCGTTGGAGTGGTAACATTCGTCAGTTGCGAAACGTGGCTGAACAAATTTCAGTTTTAGAAACAAGCAGAGACATCACCTCCTCTACTTTACAATCTTACTTACCAGAACAAGGCAGCAACCTACCCTCTGTAATCAAGGATAAAAAAAGTGAAAACGATTTCAGTACCGAAAGAGAAATTTTATACAAAGTCCTTTTTGATATGAAAAGTGATTTGAATGACTTGAAAAAATTGACTCTGGAACTGATTCAGAATGGAAGTTCAAAAGTGCAAGAGACCAATCAAAGTTTGATCAAAAAAATATACGGTTCTAAGGAAAATGACAACGAAATAGACTTTGAAGAATCCCCTAGAACCAACCAAATTACAACCTTGAATAACGAAAGTTTGTACCAAGAACCTGAAGATAATTATTTATTTGCCGAAACAATCGAGGAAGAAGAAACCCTGAGACTCGAGCAGAAAGAAATAGAAATGATCAAAAAATCATTAGAAAAAAACAAAGGAAAACGAAAAGCCGCTGCTGATGAACTAGGAATATCCGAACGTACTTTATATAGAAAAATTAAACAATTTGACTTGTAATTTAATGTCACTAGACTTAACAGGTCAAACAAATCGAAATTAACTTTTACTCTTTTACATGAAATATTTAAAATTCGTACTTGTATTATTATTTGCTTCTTCTTTCCAAGGATGCTCCGTGTATAACTTCACAGGAACTGGCAAAATAGACGCCGAAACTTTTCAGGTTGGTTTTTTTCAAAACAATGCTGAACTTATTGAACCTGGTATTGATAGAACTTTTACACTTGAACTTCAGGATTTAATTCAAAATCAAACTAATTTAAACTTAGTAAAAAACAGTGCCGATTTGACTTATGAGGGAGAAATAGTAGAATACCGTATTAGTCCCATGACCGCTACTGCTGATCAACGTGCTGCGCAAAACCGACTAACAGTAAGAGTAAATGTACGTTTTACAAATAAAAAGAAAGAAACAGATAATTTTGAAAAACCATTCTCATTTTTCTTTGACTACCCAGCTGATCAACAACTTACTGGAGCAACATTAAACAATGCTTTAAAAGAAATTTTTGAAAGAATTACACAAGAAATTTTTAATGAATCATTAGCAAAATGGTAAGTAACCAAATGTTTAAAAGTACAAAAATTCTATAGTTGAATAGGAATAACTGAAACAATTAATACCATGAATGTAACTGACTTTACCCACTTAATCAACAATCCGGATTCCATTCAGGTGCAACAAACACAAGATTTAGATCAGATAATAGATGAATTTCCGTATTTTCAAAGTGCAAGAGCGCTTCAATTAAAAGGACTTTATAACCAAGACAGTTACAAATATAATTACGCACTTAAACGTACAGCTGCCCACACCACAGATAGATCTATATTATTTGATTTCATAACATCCGAAACTTTTATTTCTATTCATACTAGCTTGTATGAGAAAAAAGCAAAGGAAATTCAAGAGATTCAAGTAATTGACAGTGAAATTATTGCTCCAGAAAAAAAAGTAGAACCAAGTGTAAATACTCTTGAAAAATCAATTTTAAATTCCATTACTAAATCTAGTATTGTTGAACCTGCGGAACGATCCCATCAAATAGAGGAAAAACTGGCCATAGGAACTCCACTTGATTTTTCAAAACAAGAGCAACATTCGTTTCAAGAATGGCTTCAATTATCTCGTACCGAGCCTATAAAACGTGACGAAACAGCACCTGAACCAGAAACTTTAATGGATGAGGAAAAAAGAAAAAAACTAGAACTAATTGACAAGTTTATTGAGACCAGTCCAAAAATCACACCCGGAAAACATGGAGTAACAACACCTATTACCATTGATATCAATACAACTGATAATTCATCATTAATGACCGAAACGCTCGCACGAGTATATTTGGAACAAAAAAAATATCAAAAAGCAATTCAAGCTTATGAAATATTAATTTTGAAATATCCAGAAAAAAGTAGTTTCTTTGCGAACCGCATTTCGGATATTAAGATTTTACAACATAATAATAATTAAACAATGAGCACATTTTCAATTTTTTTAGTTTTAATAACTATAGTATGTTTTTTATTAATCGTAGTTATAATGGTTCAAAACCCTAAAGGTGGTGGATTATCTTCAAACATTGGAGGTTCTCAAATGTTAGGCGGAGTTCAAAAAACTACTGATTTTTTAGATAAAAGTACATGGACTTTAGCAACAATCCTTATATTATTGATCTTGTTTTCAAGTTTAAGTTTTACAGGAACGCTTAGCGATACTGATTCTAAGATAATTGAAAATACAAGTACTACTGCGCCAACTACTCCAGCTGTACCAGTACAAAACGCTCCAGCTACTCCAGCTCCAGCAAAATAAATAATATTACATATATATTAAATGCCAGCCTGTCAAAGCTGGCATTTTTTTTAGGAAAATATGTCAGTTCAAGCAAGATGGCACAATTTCTGAAAAAACATAATCACAACTTTTTAATTTTATATAAAAACATACGACCATGAATTTAAACATTAAACCACTTTCGGATAGAGTTCTAATTGAGCCTATGGCTGCTGAAACAAAAACAGCATCTGGCATCTATATTCCTGATACTGCCAAGGAAAAACCTCAAAAAGGAACCGTTGTTGCGGTAGGAAACGGAACAAAAGAGCATACGATGACAGTGAAAATTGGAGATACCGTACTTTATGGCAAATATGCTGGTACAGAATTGAAACTAGAAGGTGTTGACTACTTAATTATGCGTGAAGACGACATTCTAGCGATAGTATAGTCTAGAGAATCCCATAAAGGCAATAAAAAAAATTGAAACTTTCAATACTTAAAACAATTAAACAATTTTTGAAAAAATGGCAAAAGATATAAAATTTGATATAGAAGCACGTGACGGATTAAAACGTGGTGTTGATGCATTAGCAAATGCTGTAAAAGTAACATTAGGACCAAAAGGACGTAATGTAATCATTGGAAAGGCATTTGGTGGACCAAACGTAACCAAAGATGGTGTTACTGTAGCCAAAGAAATTGAATTGAAAGACCCATTAGAAAACATGGGAGCTCAAATGGTAAAAGAAGTCGCTTCTAAAACAAATGATTTAGCTGGAGACGGAACTACAACTGCAACTGTTTTGGCACAAGCAATCGTAAAAGAAGGCTTGAAAAACGTAGCTGCAGGAGCAAATCCAATGGACTTAAAGAGAGGAATTGACAAAGCGGTTGAAGCCATCGTTGCCGACTTAGCACAGCAAGCAAAAGTAGTAGGAAGTGATTCTGAGAAAATCAAACAAATTGCTTCTATCTCTGCTAACAATGATGAAGTAATTGGTGAGTTAATCGCTACTGCTTTCGCAAAAGTTGGAAAAGAAGGAGTGATTACGGTTGAAGAAGCTAAAGGTACTGATACGTATGTTGATGTAGTAGAAGGAATGCAATTTGACAGAGGATACCTTTCTCCTTATTTTGTAACTAATTCTGAAAAAATGGAAGTAGAATTGGAAAATCCATACATACTTTTATATGACAAAAAGGTTTCTTCACTGAAAGAATTATTACCAGTTCTTGAGCCAGTTGCTCAATCTGGAAAACCATTATTGATTATCGCTGAAGATGTAGATGGAGAAGCTTTATCAACACTAGTAGTAAATAAATTACGTGGAGCCTTGAAAATCGCTGCTGTAAAAGCACCTGGTTTTGGTGACAGAAGAAAAGCAATGTTAGAAGACATCGCTATCTTAACTGGTGGAACTGTAATTTCTGAAGAAAGAGGATACACTCTTGAAAACACTACTATTGAAATGTTAGGTACTTCTAAAAAAGTAACTATTGATAAAGACAATACGACTATTGTAAGTGGTGCTGGGGATGCAGACATGATTAAAAACCGTGTAAACCAAATCAAAGGTCAGATGGAAGCAACAACATCTGATTACGATAAAGAAAAATTACAAGAGCGCTTGGCTAAATTAGCTGGTGGTGTTGCTGTACTTTATGTAGGAGCTGCATCTGAAGTTGAAATGAAAGAAAAGAAAGACAGAGTTGATGATGCTTTACACGCAACTCGTGCTGCAGTAGAAGAAGGTATTGTTGCTGGTGGTGGTGTTGCATTATTAAGAGCTAAAAATGTTCTAAGCTCAATTATTGCAGACAATGCTGATGAAGCAACAGGAATACAAATTGTATCCCGCGCTGTAGAAGCTCCGTTGAGAACTATTGTAGAAAATGCTGGTCTTGAAGGTTCAGTAGTAGTAGCAAAAGTTGCTGAAGGTTCAGGAGATTTTGGCTACAATGCTAAAACTGACGAATATGTAGATATGCTTGCTGCTGGTATTATTGATCCTAAAAAAGTAACACGTGTAGCTTTAGAAAATGCTGCATCAGTAGCTGGTATGATTTTAACTACCGAATGTGCTCTAATTGACATTAAAGAAGAAAACGCTGGTGGCGGAATGCCAATGGGTGGTGGTATGCCAGGGATGATGTAATCTTTATTTAAGAGTTATCATTAAAAAATAACTAAACCCGAAGCAAATTGCTTCGGGTTTTTTTTAGTCCATAAAGAAATGAAAAATATAGTATATCCTGATTAGATCATACAATTTCAGATTATTTTTATCTGT
This portion of the Flavobacterium sp. CECT 9288 genome encodes:
- the secG gene encoding preprotein translocase subunit SecG yields the protein MSTFSIFLVLITIVCFLLIVVIMVQNPKGGGLSSNIGGSQMLGGVQKTTDFLDKSTWTLATILILLILFSSLSFTGTLSDTDSKIIENTSTTAPTTPAVPVQNAPATPAPAK
- a CDS encoding sigma-54-dependent Fis family transcriptional regulator, translated to MESVQSIKQRFEIIGNDPKLNRAIEKAIQVAPTDITVLVTGESGVGKENIPRIIHSLSHRKHGKYIAVNCGAIPEGTIDSELFGHEKGAFTGATSTREGYFEVADGGTIFLDEVGELPLTTQVRLLRVLENGEFIKVGSSQVQKTDVRIVAATNVNLFDAIEKGKFREDLYYRLSTVDITLPPLRDRKDDIHLLFRKFVADFAHKYKMPPLKLEESAVHLLQKFRWSGNIRQLRNVAEQISVLETSRDITSSTLQSYLPEQGSNLPSVIKDKKSENDFSTEREILYKVLFDMKSDLNDLKKLTLELIQNGSSKVQETNQSLIKKIYGSKENDNEIDFEESPRTNQITTLNNESLYQEPEDNYLFAETIEEEETLRLEQKEIEMIKKSLEKNKGKRKAAADELGISERTLYRKIKQFDL
- a CDS encoding LptE family protein, translating into MKYLKFVLVLLFASSFQGCSVYNFTGTGKIDAETFQVGFFQNNAELIEPGIDRTFTLELQDLIQNQTNLNLVKNSADLTYEGEIVEYRISPMTATADQRAAQNRLTVRVNVRFTNKKKETDNFEKPFSFFFDYPADQQLTGATLNNALKEIFERITQEIFNESLAKW
- the groL gene encoding chaperonin GroEL (60 kDa chaperone family; promotes refolding of misfolded polypeptides especially under stressful conditions; forms two stacked rings of heptamers to form a barrel-shaped 14mer; ends can be capped by GroES; misfolded proteins enter the barrel where they are refolded when GroES binds) — encoded protein: MAKDIKFDIEARDGLKRGVDALANAVKVTLGPKGRNVIIGKAFGGPNVTKDGVTVAKEIELKDPLENMGAQMVKEVASKTNDLAGDGTTTATVLAQAIVKEGLKNVAAGANPMDLKRGIDKAVEAIVADLAQQAKVVGSDSEKIKQIASISANNDEVIGELIATAFAKVGKEGVITVEEAKGTDTYVDVVEGMQFDRGYLSPYFVTNSEKMEVELENPYILLYDKKVSSLKELLPVLEPVAQSGKPLLIIAEDVDGEALSTLVVNKLRGALKIAAVKAPGFGDRRKAMLEDIAILTGGTVISEERGYTLENTTIEMLGTSKKVTIDKDNTTIVSGAGDADMIKNRVNQIKGQMEATTSDYDKEKLQERLAKLAGGVAVLYVGAASEVEMKEKKDRVDDALHATRAAVEEGIVAGGGVALLRAKNVLSSIIADNADEATGIQIVSRAVEAPLRTIVENAGLEGSVVVAKVAEGSGDFGYNAKTDEYVDMLAAGIIDPKKVTRVALENAASVAGMILTTECALIDIKEENAGGGMPMGGGMPGMM
- a CDS encoding tetratricopeptide repeat protein; the encoded protein is MNVTDFTHLINNPDSIQVQQTQDLDQIIDEFPYFQSARALQLKGLYNQDSYKYNYALKRTAAHTTDRSILFDFITSETFISIHTSLYEKKAKEIQEIQVIDSEIIAPEKKVEPSVNTLEKSILNSITKSSIVEPAERSHQIEEKLAIGTPLDFSKQEQHSFQEWLQLSRTEPIKRDETAPEPETLMDEEKRKKLELIDKFIETSPKITPGKHGVTTPITIDINTTDNSSLMTETLARVYLEQKKYQKAIQAYEILILKYPEKSSFFANRISDIKILQHNNN
- the miaB gene encoding tRNA (N6-isopentenyl adenosine(37)-C2)-methylthiotransferase MiaB; translation: MEKIIEESKQGESLVLENKPENTKKLFIESYGCAMNFSDSEIVASILSGNGYNTTQVLEDADLVLVNTCSIRDKAEQTIRKRLEKYNAVKRINPKMKVGVLGCMAERLKSQFLEEEKIVDLVVGPDAYKDLPNLLQEVEEGRDAINVILSKDETYGDISPVRLMSNGITALVSITRGCDNMCTFCVVPFTRGRERSREPQSIMAEVQDLWDKGFKEITLLGQNVDSYLWYGGGLKKDFENASEMQKATAVDFDQLLEMVAVGFPKMRIRFSTSNPQDMHESVLHVIAKHPNICKHIHLPVQSGSNRILKEMNRLHTREEYMTLIDKIRTIIPNCSISQDMIAGFPTETEEDHKDTMSLMEYVKYNFGYMYSYSERPGTLAGRKMEDDVPEETKARRLQEIVDLQQKHAWFRSEEFIGQTVEVLVEKVSKKSTEEFSGRNSQSITVVFPKENYNIGDFVNVKITSCTSGTLKGEAVGYSEMN
- the groES gene encoding co-chaperone GroES, which encodes MNLNIKPLSDRVLIEPMAAETKTASGIYIPDTAKEKPQKGTVVAVGNGTKEHTMTVKIGDTVLYGKYAGTELKLEGVDYLIMREDDILAIV